DNA from Asanoa sp. WMMD1127:
GCCGGGTCACGAGGTCACCGCGAACGCCGCCGGCACCTCGGTGACGGCCGTGCGCACGTACACCTTCGAAGGCCAACTGGTCGCCACTCGCGGACCGGGTGGTGTGCAGTACCCGGCCTCCGCACCGGGTGGCTCGGTCGAGCTGGCCGCCACCTCCGGCACCACACCGACAGCGACACGCGCCTACACCCCGTACGGCCGGGTCCGCGCCTCGAGCGGTGGACTCGACACGGAGCGGGGGTTCCTGGGCCAGTTCGCGGACGCGTCGACCGGGCTGTCGTACCTCAACGCGCGGTACTACGACGCGACGATCGGGGTCTTCGTCTCGGCCGATCCGTTGTACGACACCGCGCGACCGAAGACGCAGAACCCGTACGCCTATGGGGTCAACAACCCGACCACCTACGCGGACCCCAGCGGCACGTACTCGGCGCAGATGTGGGGCTTGGAGCGGCAGAACGCCCAGTTGCGCGCACAGAACAAGGAGCTGGTCGCGCACATCGGCCGCCTCGGCAACCACATCGAGGACCTGCAGGGCATCATCCGCAAGCAGCAGAAGCAGATCAACCAACTGCTGTCCTACGTGGCGGCGCTGGAGGCGGAGATCTCCCGGCAGGCGAGCATCATCCAGCAGCTCCAGGAGCGGGTCGCCTACCTGGAGCGGGTCGTGGCCGCTCAACGGCAGGAGATCAGCCGGTTGCGGCGGGTGGTCGCGCAGCAGGCGGGCATCATCCGGTTCCAGGCCCGGGTGATCCGCTGGCAGGCCGGCGTCATCACCTACCAGCGGGGCGTGATCGGCCAGCTGGTCGACCACGCGTTCCTGCCCGGCGCCCGCCAGGGCGTCCTCGACAGCATCGACAACTTCCGCGGCATCCCGTCGTGGGAGGGCTCGCGGGTGGAGTTCCTGGAGTGGAAGGGCCGCTGGCTCTGGATCAGCAGCGCGATCGGCCTGAAGTCGCACGAGGTCGGGAACATCATCGACGACCAGCTGGCGCAGGGAGTGAGCCGTGACTCGATCGACCGCGGGCTCGACTTCCTCTCGATGATGGCCATCACCACCCAGGGCGAGCAGGCGCGGATGGAGGCCCAGGCCGAGGTCCTGGGAATCCTCAGCGACCACTACGCGCAGATGGAGGAGGACGCGAACGACGCGCTCGGCTTCATCATCGACACGGGCTGCTTCGCCGCCGGCTGGTTCCCCGGCCTCGGCGAGGTCTCCAACGTCGCCTGTTACGGGGAGGACGCCTACAGCTACTTCAACGGTTGACCGGAAAGCGGGCGGCGCGGGTTCTCCGCGCCGCCCTCGCCCGGTCAGGTCACCGGTTCGCCGCTCGAGTACGACATCCGGCGCAGCTCGCCCTCGCGGTTGCCGACGTAGAGCTCGTGGCCCTGGCCGGCGCTCACCCGCAGCGGGGTGGTGCCGGGTTCCATGTGCCGCTCCACCTTCAGCGACGTCGTGTTGATCATGTCGACGCCGCGGTCCGTGCCGGCGAAGAGCACGCCCGCCGTCTTGTCGAGGCTGAGCGACCACACGCCGTACGTGTTGATGGTTTTCACGTGCTGTTTCGTGGACTTGTCGAAGACCATGACGCTCGGGTGCACGCCGCCACCGCCCAGGTTGCCGACGTAGACGTGCTTGTCGTCCACCGCCACCGAGCGGGGCTGCGTCGCGGTCGGGATCTCGACCTTCGGCTGCACCGTGACCTTGACCCCGTTGTCGTTCAGGATGCCCAGCGCGTTGACCTTCGGGTCGTACGACTTGTTGTTCATCGCCAGGTAGACCGTGTTGGTCTTCTCGTCGACGGTGACGTCGACGGGACCGGGCCCGACGTGCACGGGCGCCAGCAGGGTGTCGGTCGCGCCGTCGATCAGCTCGACGCGCTCCCGGTACCAATTGGTGACGTACACCCGGTTGATCCTGGTGTTGACCGCGATCTCGCCCGGCCCCTGCGTGATCGGGATCGTCGCCTTGACCGTGAGGCTGTCGAGGTCGATGACCGCCACGCTGTAGCTGAGTGGGCCGTTGTTGACCAGGTAGAGCTTGCGGGTGACCGGGTTGACGGCCATCGAGGTCGGTTCATGGCCGACCGGGATCCGCTTGATCTCCCGCAACGTCTTCCGGTCGAGCACGACCAGTTCGCCCATGGTCGGCTGGCCGTGTGGGTCGTCGTCGGGGTGGTACGAGTGCGTCACGTAGACCCGCGCGGCATCGTGCACGACCGTCGACGCGCCGGTGTGGGTGCCGGCCGGTGTGGCGCCGAAGGTGAGCGTCCGGTCCGGGTAGGCGGCCTGCTCGGACGAGGTGGCGATCTCCTCCAGCTCCTCCTGGGTGAGCTCGGCCGGGCTCTCGTCGTCGTTCGTCGCGACCGGCCGGCGGAAGTCGAGGTGGTGCCAGTCGTCGTGGTCCTCGAGCACCTGCATCTCGGTGCCGGCGGGCTGTTCCTGGACGTCGTCGGTGCCGTCCGCGACCGTCGTCTCGCACATGTAGTCGGCACCGGCGTGGATGACCTTCTCGCCGGTCAACCCGCGCTGGATCACCGTGCCCGGCTTGTCGTCGCCGGCCGTCGGCGACTCGATGGTGCCGTTCTTGCCGGAGAACACGCAGATGCCGCCGAGGTCGCCGTTGATGTCCTCGTCGACATGGGCGTCGGGTTCGAGCACACCGTCGTTGTCGAGGTCGTCGTCGTCGAAGTTCCAGTTCAGCGGCCGGCCGGTGCCCCACTGCTGGATTCCCGAGGCATACCACGAGGTCTGTACGCCGTCGTCCTGGATGCCGGTGGCCTCGTCGAGGTCCGACTGGTCGAGGTCGGGGTGCGCGCCGAGCGAGAAGTCGAGCCGGTTGCCCGGCATCAGCCCGTACGGGAATGCGTAGTTCATGATGCTGATGTAGTTCGGCTTGAAGTTGCCGTCCTCGGCACCACCGTGGTGAAGACCGAGGCTGTGGCCCAGCTCGTGCATGAACGTGGCCGCCTGGCCCTCCGGCTTGCCGATGTTCCCGTTCACGTTGCCCAGGCTGATCATGAAGTCCTTGCCGAACCCGGGCGCGAGGCCGGCGTAGTCGTCGTTGGTGCTGTGCAGCTTGTGTGCCCACAGCACATAGTGGACCCACGGCCGCCACTCGTCGCGCAGCTTGTCGGTCCCGCCGAAGTTGTTCCCGTTGAGGTTCGACCCGTCGCGGATGTCGCTGAAGTCCGCGTAGATGTCCTTTTCGGACGTGCTGATCGTGTTCTCGTGCGGTAGCTGGTCACCGGGCAACGTCACCAGCACGATGCCGCCTGTGCCGGCGCCCGGCGAGCCGGGGAACGGGCACTTGGACGTCGGCGGCAGCGGCGCGTTGTGGAAGGCGTTCTTCACCAGCTGGAACATCGCGTCCGCGGGCTTGTGCACGTGGCCGCCGTCGTCGGCCATCCAGTCGTTCTTGGTGAGGATGGTCCGGCGGCACGGGCCGAACCCGTACGGCGCCGGTGACAGGCTCAGGTTGCCGAACCTGTCGTAGACGCCGCGGCGTTCGACGGTGTTGGGAATGCCGTCGGCGTCGACGTCAGGGCTGCCGCCAACCGCGAGGAAGTCGCCGCTGTCGAAGCCCGTCCCGTCCAGCCAGAAGACCTCTTGGCTGGCGCGATCGAAGATGTGGATGTCGCCGCCCGCGTCCTCGGCCACCAGCACCTCGTCGTAGCCGTCGCCGTCGACGTCACCGGCGGCGAAACCGTCGTGCTCGTCGTACGAGGTGTCGACGATCTGCCCTACTGGTTGGAAGCTTCCGCCACCTACGACCGGTGCGCCGCGGTAGGCGAAGATGTCGACGTCGTGCCCGACATCACCGGCGATGAGCACCTCGACGTCACCGTCGCCGTCGACGTCGCCCAGCGTGAACGCGTCGTCGGCGTTGAAGCCCGTGTCGAAGAACCCGGTGACGAACTCCGATCCGTCCATCCGGCGCACGTAGAGGTCGCCGTTGCCGTCGCCGACGTACATGATCTCTTCGACGCCGTCACCGTCGAGGTCGCCGGCGGCCAGCATGTCGTGCTCGTCGAAGTTGGTGTCGAACCTCGAGAGCAGGTCGCCGAACTCGTTGTAGACCTCGATGCCACCGTCCTCGTCGCCGGCGATGATGATCTCTTCGACGCCGTCGCCGTTGAGGTCGCCGGTCGCGAGGTCGTCGCCCTCGTTGGCGTACGCCGCGAACGGATCGCGACCGACGCCCTCGTTGAAGACGGTGACGCCGCCGGTCGCCGTGCCCATGACGACGACTTCCTCGACGCCGTCACCGTCGACGTCACCGGTGACGAGCTGGTCGTCGCCGTTCATGAACGTCGGGAAGCGGTCGACGGAGTCGTTGCTGTCGGCCGCGTAGACGTTGACGAAGCCCTCGTTGTCGCCCGCCTGATAGATGAGCGCACCGTTGGGAAGCGACGTCACCGCCGCCTGCGCGCCGACCGGCCATGCGACCAGCAGCGCCGACGCGACGCCCGCGACGGTGCCGACCGCCAGGGCACGCCGGGCCGTACCCCTGCGCCTTCCGATGAATGTCATGCGGCTCAGCCTGCGACGGGCAGTGGTTCACCGGCCCGTGCCCGGTCGCGAACTGCCGGTCAATTGCCGGTCGCCGCTCGGTCAGAAGGCCGGCAGCACGGACCCCGCGTACTTGTCCTCGATGAACTTCTTGACCTCGGGCGAGTGCAGGAGCTTCTCCAGTTTGACGATCCGCGGGTCGTTCTCGTCGCCCGTGCGCACCACGACCAGGTTCGCGTACGGGTTGTTCTCGCCCTTCTCCAGCGCCAGCGCGTCCTTGGCCGGGGTCAGGCCCGTCTCGATCGCGTAGTTGCCGTTGATGACCGACGCCGCGGTGTCCTCCAGGCTGCGGGGCAGTTGCGCGCCCTCCAGCGCCTCGAACTTCAGGTTCTTGGGGTTCGACGCGATGTCCGCCTCGGTGGCCTTGACGCCCGCGCCGTCCTTGAGCGTGATGATGCCGTTGGCGGCCAGCAGGTTCAGCGCCCGCCCCGAGTTCGACGGGTCGTTGGGTATGGCGACCACGCCATCGACCGGCAGATCGGCCACGCTGCCGACCTTCTTCGAGTAGAGGCCGAGCGGCTCGATGTGCACCGGCTTCAGCGCCGTGAATTCATAGCCCTTCGAGGCAACTTCCTCGGAGAGGTACGGGACGTGCTGGAAGTAGTTGGCGTCCAGCTGCTTGTCCTGCAGGGCCACGTTGGGCTGGATGTAGTCGTTGAACTCGACGATGTCGAGCTTGAGTCCCTCGGCCGGCGCGAGCTTGTCCGCGACGTACCGGAGGATCTCGCCGTGCGGCACCGGGCTGACGCCGACCTTGAGCGGCGCGTCGGCGGAAGAGGCGGCGGAGTCCGAGCCACAGGCGGCCATGCCCAGCCCCAGGACGAGACCGGCGGTGGCGAGGACGGTGGCGATGGTGCGACGCACGATGAGTGCCTTTCTACTGGTGTGACAAACGCCGGGCGACGAAGTCGCCGAGCATCTGGGCGAGCTGCACGAACACGACGAGCAGCACGACGGTGGCGATCATGACTTCGGTCTCGAAGCGCTGGTAGCCGTAGCGGATGGCCAGGTCGCCGAGCCCGCCGCCGCCGACCACGCCGGCCATCGCCGAGTAGCCGACCAGGGCGATCACGGTGATCGTGAGGCCGGCGACCAGGCCCGGGCGCGCCTCGCGGAGCAGCACCTTGACGACGATCTCGCGGCGGGAGGCGCCCATCGCCCGCGCGGCGGCGATCACGTCGCGGCTGACCTCGCGGATCGCGGTCTCCACGATGCGGGCGTAGAACGGGATGGCGCCGACGACCAGCGGCACGATGGCGGCCGAGGTGCCGATCGTCGTGCCGACCACGGCCCGGGTGAACGGGATGATGGCGACGAGCAGGATGATGAACGGCAGCGACCGTCCGATGTTGACGATCAGGCCGAGCAGCGCGTTGACCGGGCGAGCCGCGAGCAGGCCGCCGCGGTCGGTCAGCACCAGCGCGACGCCGACCAGCAGGCCGCCGACGGCGGTCAGCAGCGTGGCGACCAGCACCATGTAGGCGCTCTCCTTCGTCGCCTCCCACAGCAGCGGGAACATCTCGGTCCAGGTCACGGGTGCACCTCCACGGCGACGGCGCCGGCGCGGAGCTGCCGCACCGCCGCCTCGTTCGCCGACGGCGGGCCGGGCAGCGCGATCCGCAGCCGGCCCGCGCGCCCGCCGGCCAGCGTCTCGACGGCACCATCGAGCAGGCGTACGTCGACGTCGTGCGCGCGGGCGACGTCGGAGAGCAGCGTGCCGTCGCCGACGACCGTCAGGTCGACGACCGTGGCGCCGGGGAGGTCCGGCGGTGGTCCGAGCCGGAAGATGCCGCGGGCGAGCGCCGAGTCGGGCCGGGCCAACAGCTCGTGCACCGGGCCCGCCTCGGTGATCCGGCCGTCACTCATGATCGCCACCGAGTCGCAGATCCGCTTGACGACCTCCATCTCGTGCGTGATCAGCAGGATGGTCAGGCCGAGGCGCTGGTTGAGGTCACGCAGCAGCGCCAGGATCGAGCCGGTCGTCTCGGGGTCGAGCGCCGAGGTCGCCTCGTCGGAGAGCAGCACCTTGGGCTCGCCGGCCAACGCCCGGGCGATCCCGACGCGCTGCTTCTGACCGCCGGAGAGCTGCGCCGGATACGCGTCGGTGCGGTCGCGCAGGCCCACCAGGTCGAGCAGTTCCGCGACCCGGGCCGCGCGTTCCCGCCGTGGCACGCCCATCACCTCGAGCGGAAAAGCGACGTTCCCGGCGGCGGTACGCGACGACAGCAGCGCGAAATGCTGATGGATCATGCCGATCCGCTGCCGGGCGGCCCGCAGGCCGGTCTCGTTGAGCGCGCCGAGGTCGACGCCGTCGACGGTCACGGTCCCGGCGTCGGGCCGTTCGAGCATGTTGACGCAGCGCAGCAGCGTGCTCTTACCGGCGCCGCTGCGCCCCAGCACGCCGAAGACCTCGCCGGCGCGCACGGTCAGGTCGACACCGGCCACGGCGGCGACCTCGCCACCACGGCCCCGGTACGTCTTGCGTAGACCGTCGATGCGGATCACGGTGGGGTTCGCCGTCCTGACTTCTGGAGACACGGTCGTGGACCCGCGTGATGCGGATCCACGACCACTCACCGTGCAGCCTGGAGGCGGTTTCACTCAACCGAACGTGAGCAAACCCACATATCCTACTAGTTAGGTGCAGTATCAGCGGCCTCATCCGTCACGGTGCTGCCAACGCCTCCGTCGGGGAGAGCCGGGCGGCCCGGATCGCGGGGTACAGCCCGGCGACGCCACCGATCAGCACGGTGGCCGCCAGCCCGCCGGCCGTCGCCCAGCCCGGCACCGTGGTCGGCCAGTGCTGGTAGGCCGCGTACCCCGTGGTCACCAGGACCCCGAGCAGGATCCCGCCGACGCCGCCGAGGGCGGACAGCAGCAGTGACTCGGCCAGGAACTGGGTGCGGACCTGGCCCCGGGTGGCACCCAGCGACCGGCGCAGGCCGATCTCGCCACGCCGTTCGAGCACCGAGATGACCATCGTGTTGGCCACCCCGACGCCGCCGACCAGCAGGGCTACCGCGCCGAGGCCGAGCAGCAGCCCGGTGAACGCCGCGCCGGCCGCCTGCTGGGCGCGCAGCGCGTCGGACGGACGGGAGACGTCGACCTCGTTCGGCGCCTCGGGGTTCGCGGTCGGGCCGAGGACCGCGCGGACCGCCTCGACCTGGCTCTCGGCCGACCGGGTGTAGACCGTCGTCGGATGCCCGTTGAAGCCGAACAGCCGCTCGGCCACCGGCCAACCCATGATCGCGGCGCTGTCCAGGTTCTCGGCCAGGGCGACCGGCGCCAGGATGCCCACGACCACGAACCGCTCGCCGCCCACGATGATCTCGACCTCGGGCCCGGCCCGGCTGATCCCCAGCCGCCGCGCGGCCGCGTCGCCCAGCACCACCGCCGGATACTGTTGCGTGGCCTCGTTCAGCCACACTCCACTTCGGAGCGTCGCGGA
Protein-coding regions in this window:
- a CDS encoding ABC transporter permease, which translates into the protein MSEAVRRRGRSGRLSPARMGLRDVVRVGAVGLRTRPTRALLSALGIAIGIAAMIAVVGISSSSRADLDRELAALGTNLLTVSPGQSIFGEDASLPPAAESMIERIGPVRSTSAIGVVEGASVYRSDRIPAAQTNGLATYAARLDLPAAVSATLRSGVWLNEATQQYPAVVLGDAAARRLGISRAGPEVEIIVGGERFVVVGILAPVALAENLDSAAIMGWPVAERLFGFNGHPTTVYTRSAESQVEAVRAVLGPTANPEAPNEVDVSRPSDALRAQQAAGAAFTGLLLGLGAVALLVGGVGVANTMVISVLERRGEIGLRRSLGATRGQVRTQFLAESLLLSALGGVGGILLGVLVTTGYAAYQHWPTTVPGWATAGGLAATVLIGGVAGLYPAIRAARLSPTEALAAP
- a CDS encoding ATP-binding cassette domain-containing protein gives rise to the protein MIRIDGLRKTYRGRGGEVAAVAGVDLTVRAGEVFGVLGRSGAGKSTLLRCVNMLERPDAGTVTVDGVDLGALNETGLRAARQRIGMIHQHFALLSSRTAAGNVAFPLEVMGVPRRERAARVAELLDLVGLRDRTDAYPAQLSGGQKQRVGIARALAGEPKVLLSDEATSALDPETTGSILALLRDLNQRLGLTILLITHEMEVVKRICDSVAIMSDGRITEAGPVHELLARPDSALARGIFRLGPPPDLPGATVVDLTVVGDGTLLSDVARAHDVDVRLLDGAVETLAGGRAGRLRIALPGPPSANEAAVRQLRAGAVAVEVHP
- a CDS encoding FG-GAP-like repeat-containing protein, producing the protein MTFIGRRRGTARRALAVGTVAGVASALLVAWPVGAQAAVTSLPNGALIYQAGDNEGFVNVYAADSNDSVDRFPTFMNGDDQLVTGDVDGDGVEEVVVMGTATGGVTVFNEGVGRDPFAAYANEGDDLATGDLNGDGVEEIIIAGDEDGGIEVYNEFGDLLSRFDTNFDEHDMLAAGDLDGDGVEEIMYVGDGNGDLYVRRMDGSEFVTGFFDTGFNADDAFTLGDVDGDGDVEVLIAGDVGHDVDIFAYRGAPVVGGGSFQPVGQIVDTSYDEHDGFAAGDVDGDGYDEVLVAEDAGGDIHIFDRASQEVFWLDGTGFDSGDFLAVGGSPDVDADGIPNTVERRGVYDRFGNLSLSPAPYGFGPCRRTILTKNDWMADDGGHVHKPADAMFQLVKNAFHNAPLPPTSKCPFPGSPGAGTGGIVLVTLPGDQLPHENTISTSEKDIYADFSDIRDGSNLNGNNFGGTDKLRDEWRPWVHYVLWAHKLHSTNDDYAGLAPGFGKDFMISLGNVNGNIGKPEGQAATFMHELGHSLGLHHGGAEDGNFKPNYISIMNYAFPYGLMPGNRLDFSLGAHPDLDQSDLDEATGIQDDGVQTSWYASGIQQWGTGRPLNWNFDDDDLDNDGVLEPDAHVDEDINGDLGGICVFSGKNGTIESPTAGDDKPGTVIQRGLTGEKVIHAGADYMCETTVADGTDDVQEQPAGTEMQVLEDHDDWHHLDFRRPVATNDDESPAELTQEELEEIATSSEQAAYPDRTLTFGATPAGTHTGASTVVHDAARVYVTHSYHPDDDPHGQPTMGELVVLDRKTLREIKRIPVGHEPTSMAVNPVTRKLYLVNNGPLSYSVAVIDLDSLTVKATIPITQGPGEIAVNTRINRVYVTNWYRERVELIDGATDTLLAPVHVGPGPVDVTVDEKTNTVYLAMNNKSYDPKVNALGILNDNGVKVTVQPKVEIPTATQPRSVAVDDKHVYVGNLGGGGVHPSVMVFDKSTKQHVKTINTYGVWSLSLDKTAGVLFAGTDRGVDMINTTSLKVERHMEPGTTPLRVSAGQGHELYVGNREGELRRMSYSSGEPVT
- a CDS encoding methionine ABC transporter permease, whose translation is MFPLLWEATKESAYMVLVATLLTAVGGLLVGVALVLTDRGGLLAARPVNALLGLIVNIGRSLPFIILLVAIIPFTRAVVGTTIGTSAAIVPLVVGAIPFYARIVETAIREVSRDVIAAARAMGASRREIVVKVLLREARPGLVAGLTITVIALVGYSAMAGVVGGGGLGDLAIRYGYQRFETEVMIATVVLLVVFVQLAQMLGDFVARRLSHQ
- a CDS encoding MetQ/NlpA family ABC transporter substrate-binding protein, coding for MRRTIATVLATAGLVLGLGMAACGSDSAASSADAPLKVGVSPVPHGEILRYVADKLAPAEGLKLDIVEFNDYIQPNVALQDKQLDANYFQHVPYLSEEVASKGYEFTALKPVHIEPLGLYSKKVGSVADLPVDGVVAIPNDPSNSGRALNLLAANGIITLKDGAGVKATEADIASNPKNLKFEALEGAQLPRSLEDTAASVINGNYAIETGLTPAKDALALEKGENNPYANLVVVRTGDENDPRIVKLEKLLHSPEVKKFIEDKYAGSVLPAF